In candidate division WOR-3 bacterium, the following proteins share a genomic window:
- a CDS encoding carboxypeptidase-like regulatory domain-containing protein, translating to MKKLLTSFLILGLSFAWANGLGAISGIVTDSLTGAPIAGATVRAMMQHGSGGMAVTNQNGEYTIQNLRPGFYRVTASAVNYLCKHYPELVEVVSGQTTPNINFALVPYSPPPRNGGISGLVTDSITGEPIPNALVRACGPTCGQGRTNENGEYLIENLAPGDYRVTASAYGYKASRYPDLVRVEENRITPNINFLLVPYQQPPPVRGSISGRVIDKQTGEPIEGAFVTAMGSRRMRGMGRALTGPDGTYRIDNLLPGEYRVMANARGYEPEVYPELVVVYGGQNTPDINFALMPRAERNQERNRGKSVNREKNREKNVYRVKGIH from the coding sequence ATGAAAAAGCTTCTTACGAGCTTTTTAATCTTAGGATTAAGTTTTGCTTGGGCTAATGGTCTGGGAGCAATTTCCGGTATTGTTACCGACTCTCTGACGGGTGCACCAATTGCCGGAGCGACAGTTCGGGCAATGATGCAACATGGTAGTGGCGGGATGGCGGTGACGAATCAAAATGGTGAATATACCATTCAAAATCTAAGACCTGGCTTTTACCGCGTCACCGCCTCCGCAGTCAATTACCTCTGTAAACATTATCCGGAATTGGTTGAGGTGGTTTCGGGTCAAACTACACCCAACATTAACTTTGCCTTAGTCCCTTATTCCCCTCCCCCAAGAAATGGTGGGATTTCTGGCTTAGTGACCGATTCAATTACTGGTGAGCCAATTCCTAATGCTTTAGTTCGCGCTTGCGGACCAACCTGTGGTCAAGGAAGAACTAATGAGAATGGAGAATACCTCATTGAAAACTTGGCACCCGGTGATTATCGGGTCACCGCTTCCGCTTATGGCTATAAAGCAAGTCGGTATCCGGATTTGGTTCGGGTGGAAGAAAATAGAATAACCCCAAACATTAACTTCCTTCTTGTCCCCTACCAACAGCCACCACCAGTAAGGGGTTCAATCTCCGGGAGGGTAATTGATAAACAAACTGGTGAGCCGATTGAAGGAGCATTCGTCACCGCCATGGGTAGTAGAAGAATGAGAGGAATGGGAAGAGCACTTACCGGACCAGACGGCACTTACCGCATCGATAACCTTCTGCCCGGAGAATATCGGGTGATGGCTAATGCCCGAGGCTACGAACCGGAGGTCTATCCAGAATTGGTAGTGGTTTACGGAGGACAAAATACTCCGGATATTAACTTTGCCCTTATGCCCCGTGCGGAAAGGAATCAAGAGAGAAATCGGGGAAAGAGTGTGAACCGAGAAAAGAATCGGGAGAAGAATGTCTATCGGGTGAAAGGAATTCACTAA
- the cysS gene encoding cysteine--tRNA ligase: protein MLKLTNTLTNKKELFLPIEEKRVKIYTCGMTVQDSPHLGHLRTFVFADVLRRFLEFLGKEVIFVMNFTDIDDKILQKAKEEKKDYRIIAQRYIDEFLKVAEAMNIRKENDIYPRATQHIPEMIELVEKLLAKGLGYKVDEGDVYFDISKFPNYGKLAKKKLEHLIAGARVEVGEKKRNPGDFVLWKGYKEGEPYWYTPFGKGRPGWHLECSAMSMHYLGETFDIHIGGEDLIFPHHENEIAQSEGATGKPFVNYWLHNALLLLRGEKMAKSTRNYFLATEALKRYHPNVIRLFLLKAHYKSPYEFTIDRLEEAKRQWLRLEEFFHLCEKGNPRLNFSPPESFISAMLDDVNTPQALGEIFKLVEERFKKGDISKEENESIYSSVRSALDLLGFRTEKKDRSVSSTEMEFKTILGLSEEEIALLTQARELARKNKRYDIADQIRSALEEAGYELRDTKEGPDTIFRGEADFETFWQLIKELREKLWREKELDKRGEKPYLSEIIDLLEKVKEK from the coding sequence ATGCTAAAATTGACTAATACCCTCACCAATAAAAAGGAACTGTTTCTGCCGATTGAAGAGAAAAGGGTTAAAATTTATACCTGTGGCATGACGGTTCAAGATTCTCCTCACTTAGGTCACCTCCGCACTTTTGTCTTTGCCGATGTCCTTAGGAGGTTTTTAGAATTTCTTGGTAAAGAAGTCATTTTTGTTATGAATTTTACGGATATTGATGATAAAATCCTCCAAAAGGCAAAAGAAGAAAAGAAAGACTACCGAATAATCGCCCAGAGGTATATTGATGAGTTTTTAAAAGTTGCAGAAGCGATGAACATCAGGAAAGAAAACGATATCTATCCGCGCGCCACGCAACATATCCCAGAGATGATTGAACTGGTGGAGAAACTTTTAGCCAAAGGTTTGGGTTATAAGGTAGATGAGGGTGATGTCTATTTTGATATTAGTAAATTTCCCAATTATGGCAAACTTGCCAAAAAAAAGTTAGAGCACCTAATCGCTGGGGCAAGGGTGGAGGTTGGGGAGAAAAAGAGAAATCCCGGGGATTTTGTTCTTTGGAAGGGTTATAAAGAGGGTGAGCCCTATTGGTATACCCCTTTTGGTAAAGGGCGGCCCGGTTGGCACTTAGAATGTTCTGCGATGTCTATGCACTATCTGGGTGAGACATTTGATATTCACATCGGTGGTGAAGATTTAATCTTTCCCCATCACGAGAACGAAATTGCCCAATCCGAAGGGGCAACCGGCAAACCTTTTGTCAACTATTGGCTTCATAATGCCCTCTTACTTTTAAGAGGGGAGAAGATGGCAAAATCAACCAGGAATTACTTTTTAGCAACTGAAGCCTTAAAACGCTACCATCCCAATGTGATAAGACTTTTTCTCTTAAAGGCACACTACAAAAGCCCTTATGAGTTCACAATAGATAGGTTAGAAGAGGCAAAGAGGCAATGGTTAAGATTGGAAGAATTCTTTCACCTCTGCGAAAAGGGAAATCCGAGATTAAATTTTAGCCCCCCGGAGAGTTTCATCTCGGCAATGCTTGATGATGTAAATACGCCCCAGGCATTGGGTGAAATTTTCAAGTTGGTGGAAGAGAGGTTTAAGAAAGGTGATATCTCTAAGGAAGAGAATGAAAGTATTTATTCTTCTGTCCGTTCTGCCCTTGACCTCTTAGGTTTTAGAACGGAAAAGAAGGATAGAAGTGTGAGCAGCACAGAAATGGAGTTCAAAACTATATTGGGCCTTTCGGAAGAGGAGATTGCTTTATTGACTCAGGCAAGGGAACTTGCCCGCAAGAATAAGCGATATGATATTGCGGACCAAATCCGCTCCGCTTTGGAAGAGGCGGGCTATGAATTAAGGGATACAAAAGAGGGACCGGATACCATTTTCCGAGGCGAAGCAGATTTTGAAACCTTTTGGCAATTAATTAAAGAATTAAGAGAAAAACTCTGGCGCGAGAAAGAATTGGATAAAAGGGGAGAAAAGCCTTACCTCTCGGAAATAATTGATTTACTGGAGAAAGTAAAAGAAAAGTGA
- the deoC gene encoding deoxyribose-phosphate aldolase, with protein MIENLSKFIDHTYLKPEATEGDIRRVVKEAIEYNFATVFVAPSWTKLAKELLKGSGVKLGCPIGFPFGASATETKIFEAKKALADGAEELDMVINIGRLKSGDYQYVEREIKEVVKAVKPILIKIIIETGYLTDEEKIKVSLIAKEAGADFVKTSTGILTTGAKVEDIRLLKKVLGDYPKIKASGGIRDYKTCLELIEAGAERIGTSSGVKIMEEYFSLKDKEDL; from the coding sequence ATCATTGAAAATCTTTCCAAATTTATTGACCATACCTACTTAAAACCGGAGGCGACCGAAGGAGATATAAGAAGGGTTGTCAAGGAGGCGATAGAATATAATTTTGCTACAGTGTTCGTTGCCCCCTCCTGGACGAAATTGGCAAAGGAATTATTAAAAGGAAGTGGGGTGAAACTTGGTTGTCCAATTGGCTTTCCCTTCGGGGCAAGTGCCACCGAGACGAAAATCTTTGAGGCAAAGAAAGCACTTGCAGATGGGGCAGAAGAGTTGGATATGGTGATCAATATCGGCCGCCTAAAATCCGGTGATTACCAATATGTGGAAAGGGAAATTAAAGAAGTCGTTAAAGCGGTAAAACCAATTTTAATAAAAATAATCATTGAGACCGGTTATCTGACTGATGAAGAAAAGATAAAAGTAAGTCTTATTGCCAAGGAAGCGGGTGCCGATTTTGTTAAGACCTCCACCGGGATTTTAACCACTGGTGCAAAGGTTGAAGATATAAGATTATTAAAGAAGGTTCTGGGCGATTACCCAAAAATAAAAGCCTCCGGCGGTATTCGGGATTATAAAACCTGTCTGGAGCTGATTGAAGCCGGAGCAGAAAGAATTGGCACCAGTTCCGGAGTGAAGATTATGGAAGAGTATTTTTCACTAAAAGATAAGGAGGATTTATGA
- a CDS encoding alcohol dehydrogenase catalytic domain-containing protein — protein MKAVRKIKPEPGAELVDIPIPKIPEDWVLVKVLATSICGTDVHIYKWDDWSQKRIGEKRLPQTLGHEVAGEVVEVGKAVKRIKVGDYVSAETHIYDPSDLTALLGQFHVGEHMKILGVDCDGAFAEYFAIPESVAWINDKSIPPELATVQEPLGNATYAVLGEDNDVAGKTMVITGDGPISLFAIGIARACGVAKIIHLGKYDFNMAIGKKMGADYQIWTNKTKPEERLKIVKELTDGNGVDIALEMTGSEESILDCFKMVRRAGRVTAFGIPEKSPLPFGFDYSGGIVFKGCQIHGINGRKIFDTWYRVRNLLAGKRIDIRPVITHLFLLDDFAEGFKKMTERPRTSAKVVLFPDEEELKKAKERMGI, from the coding sequence ATGAAAGCAGTAAGGAAGATAAAGCCCGAACCGGGCGCAGAATTAGTTGATATACCAATCCCAAAAATTCCGGAGGATTGGGTATTGGTTAAGGTCTTAGCCACTTCCATCTGCGGAACCGATGTCCATATCTATAAATGGGACGATTGGTCGCAAAAACGCATCGGCGAAAAGAGGCTACCCCAGACCTTAGGTCATGAGGTTGCCGGAGAAGTGGTGGAAGTTGGTAAGGCGGTAAAAAGGATTAAGGTTGGTGACTATGTCTCCGCAGAGACCCATATCTATGACCCAAGTGATTTGACCGCCCTTTTAGGTCAATTCCATGTGGGAGAACATATGAAGATTTTGGGCGTTGACTGTGATGGCGCCTTTGCGGAATACTTCGCGATTCCGGAATCGGTCGCCTGGATTAACGATAAGTCAATCCCGCCGGAATTGGCGACCGTCCAAGAACCTCTTGGTAATGCCACTTATGCGGTCTTGGGTGAAGATAACGATGTGGCGGGTAAGACGATGGTCATTACGGGTGACGGTCCAATCTCTCTATTTGCCATTGGGATTGCCCGGGCCTGTGGCGTGGCGAAAATTATCCATTTGGGAAAATATGACTTCAATATGGCGATTGGGAAAAAGATGGGCGCGGACTATCAAATCTGGACCAATAAGACAAAACCAGAAGAAAGGTTAAAAATTGTTAAAGAGTTGACCGATGGCAACGGCGTGGATATCGCCTTAGAGATGACCGGGAGTGAGGAGTCAATTCTTGACTGTTTTAAGATGGTGCGAAGGGCAGGAAGGGTAACCGCCTTCGGTATTCCTGAGAAATCGCCCTTGCCCTTTGGTTTTGACTATTCCGGGGGGATTGTCTTTAAGGGTTGCCAAATCCACGGGATCAACGGCAGAAAGATATTTGATACCTGGTACCGGGTGAGAAACCTCTTGGCGGGAAAGAGAATAGATATCAGGCCGGTAATTACCCACCTCTTCCTCCTTGATGATTTTGCCGAGGGCTTTAAGAAGATGACCGAAAGACCGAGGACAAGCGCCAAAGTCGTTTTATTCCCGGATGAGGAGGAATTAAAGAAGGCAAAGGAAAGGATGGGAATTTAA
- a CDS encoding DUF2207 domain-containing protein has translation MKRKLGQKLSLLPFIFLPLFAKSYFYPKIKTDIYLLPNGDVRICQERTYSFTGSFSWAFIELKKKGAKDIIFNRLAELTEKGWQDLEAIEVQNHENSLYLRWHYKAEDEEKTFLLDYTILGAVKRYLDVAEFYWKIIEEVHEKISEIEINLFLPEPAPELFKVYIHSRAKPGILTFNENRDRAFIRQKNIPKDAFVEIRVLTSPKIFSLLPQENEERYQKILAAERKNFFFSFLRSFVLLPLGLFLMVILPIFFLIFFYTRYGREPKIVYEGIYEHEPPRLAPPVTLPLILNQNPSKEKINQEIWQGMFASLLDLATKGYITIREVREGEKRYYLWQKEKEGEIEPFSREIFKFFFANLSEDKKTFTEERVKDYLKNHSPEVLPFLSHLASRAKSWWELELKSHLLDPRSATAYRIYLSLNIPLIILGAISFGTGLYAIPIFSGSAFPFILIPAVVMIILFTFWGKVINRWSEPAYLEHKRWLNFKRFLTDFSALSQAPITLLAIWEKYFVYAVALGIAKEFLKNLGKLSEEKGYPITLPLWYKTETPAPTNLVSLSETLTHFNNFAQNFTSMLNSFSSSASSGGGFSGGGGGGGGGGSSGAG, from the coding sequence TTGAAAAGAAAATTAGGACAAAAGTTATCCCTCCTTCCTTTTATCTTTCTTCCCCTTTTCGCTAAGTCTTACTTCTATCCCAAAATTAAAACTGATATCTATCTTCTCCCCAACGGTGATGTCCGGATTTGCCAAGAGAGAACCTATTCCTTTACCGGTTCTTTCTCCTGGGCGTTTATTGAATTAAAGAAGAAAGGAGCGAAGGATATCATCTTCAATCGGCTGGCGGAATTGACCGAAAAAGGTTGGCAAGATTTAGAAGCGATAGAAGTCCAAAATCACGAAAACTCCCTTTACCTCCGCTGGCACTATAAGGCAGAAGATGAAGAAAAGACCTTCCTTCTTGATTACACAATCCTTGGGGCAGTAAAGAGATATTTAGATGTGGCGGAATTCTATTGGAAGATAATTGAAGAGGTACACGAGAAAATTTCTGAGATTGAGATAAATCTTTTCTTGCCCGAACCTGCACCCGAACTTTTTAAGGTTTATATCCATTCCCGAGCCAAACCCGGGATTCTTACCTTTAATGAAAATAGAGACCGGGCATTTATTAGGCAAAAGAATATTCCCAAGGATGCTTTCGTGGAAATCCGAGTTCTCACCTCTCCCAAAATCTTCTCCCTCCTTCCCCAAGAAAACGAAGAAAGATACCAAAAGATTCTTGCTGCGGAAAGGAAAAATTTCTTTTTTTCTTTTCTCCGTTCCTTTGTTCTTTTGCCCCTTGGCTTATTTTTGATGGTCATCTTACCAATATTTTTCTTAATCTTTTTTTATACTCGCTACGGCCGGGAACCAAAAATTGTTTATGAGGGGATTTACGAACACGAGCCACCAAGATTAGCCCCACCCGTGACCCTACCTTTAATTCTAAACCAAAATCCGAGCAAAGAGAAGATAAACCAAGAAATCTGGCAGGGGATGTTTGCCAGCCTCTTAGATTTGGCCACCAAAGGTTATATCACAATAAGAGAAGTAAGGGAAGGGGAAAAGAGATATTACCTATGGCAAAAAGAAAAAGAGGGAGAGATTGAACCTTTTAGCCGAGAGATTTTTAAATTCTTCTTCGCTAATTTGAGTGAGGATAAAAAGACCTTTACCGAAGAAAGAGTGAAAGACTATCTCAAGAACCACTCTCCGGAAGTCTTACCCTTTTTGAGCCATCTCGCTTCGCGGGCAAAAAGTTGGTGGGAGTTAGAGTTAAAATCTCATCTCCTTGACCCAAGAAGTGCCACCGCTTATAGAATCTATCTTAGTCTTAATATCCCTTTAATCATTTTGGGAGCAATTTCCTTCGGGACTGGTTTATACGCCATTCCCATTTTCTCTGGGTCAGCGTTCCCTTTTATTCTTATTCCCGCGGTTGTTATGATTATCCTTTTTACTTTCTGGGGCAAAGTGATAAACCGCTGGAGTGAGCCTGCTTATTTAGAACATAAGCGTTGGTTAAACTTCAAAAGGTTCCTTACCGATTTTTCTGCTCTGAGTCAGGCACCAATTACTTTATTAGCAATCTGGGAAAAGTATTTCGTCTACGCGGTCGCTCTTGGTATAGCCAAAGAATTTTTGAAAAACTTAGGGAAACTATCCGAAGAGAAAGGTTATCCCATTACCCTTCCCCTCTGGTATAAAACCGAAACCCCTGCCCCAACTAACCTTGTCTCTTTGAGCGAAACCCTTACTCACTTTAATAACTTTGCCCAGAACTTCACCAGTATGCTTAATTCTTTTTCTTCTTCTGCTTCTTCGGGTGGTGGATTTTCTGGAGGCGGGGGCGGTGGTGGCGGTGGTGGTTCTTCGGGTGCCGGATAA
- a CDS encoding deoxyhypusine synthase → MRKEDFLKYPTVPLEIKEDVKVYELLEDLGKCSFQGRNLSLAFKVWEKMLKEDIFIFLGLAGAMVPAGMRKVIAYLIKERYIDCLVSTGANLFHDIHETVGRYHYLGSEEVSDIHLRAARVDRIYDTFASEEEFIATDNLIAKWAEKFPQKVWTTREFLYRIGKKLQKYRNTGILKMAAAMQVPVYCPAIGDSSIGIALTELYKNKGIKIEFDIIKDVAETAYLASLKKTGVIYIGGGVPKNFIQQTEVTAPYIGYKVSGHKFALQITEDKPFWGGLSGCTFKEAQSWGKIALDADMVTLYCDATIALPLIVTALAQKKIKRKNIIKFSLGEEISVVKE, encoded by the coding sequence ATGAGGAAGGAAGATTTTCTTAAATACCCAACGGTCCCTTTGGAAATAAAAGAGGATGTAAAGGTTTATGAACTTTTAGAAGATTTAGGAAAATGTTCCTTTCAGGGCCGGAACTTGAGTCTGGCGTTTAAGGTTTGGGAGAAGATGTTAAAGGAAGATATTTTTATTTTCCTCGGTCTCGCCGGGGCGATGGTTCCCGCCGGAATGAGGAAGGTTATCGCCTATCTCATTAAGGAAAGATATATTGATTGTCTGGTTTCTACGGGTGCCAACCTCTTCCACGATATTCACGAGACGGTTGGCCGCTACCACTATCTCGGTTCCGAGGAAGTTTCTGATATTCACCTACGGGCAGCCAGGGTTGATCGGATTTATGACACCTTCGCCAGCGAGGAGGAATTCATCGCTACCGATAACCTCATCGCAAAATGGGCGGAAAAATTCCCGCAAAAGGTCTGGACCACGAGAGAATTTTTATACCGGATTGGCAAGAAGTTACAGAAATATAGAAACACCGGCATCTTAAAAATGGCGGCCGCGATGCAGGTTCCAGTCTATTGCCCAGCGATTGGTGACTCTTCAATCGGTATTGCCCTCACGGAATTATACAAAAATAAGGGAATAAAAATTGAATTTGATATCATTAAGGATGTGGCGGAGACTGCCTATTTAGCCAGTTTGAAAAAGACCGGAGTGATTTATATTGGGGGAGGGGTGCCCAAGAATTTTATTCAACAGACGGAAGTGACTGCCCCTTATATTGGTTATAAGGTCTCAGGCCATAAGTTCGCCTTACAGATCACCGAAGATAAACCATTCTGGGGCGGTCTTTCTGGTTGCACCTTTAAGGAAGCACAATCCTGGGGAAAAATTGCCTTAGATGCGGATATGGTGACATTGTATTGTGATGCCACCATCGCCCTTCCTTTAATTGTTACCGCCCTAGCCCAAAAGAAGATAAAACGGAAAAATATTATAAAGTTTTCCTTGGGAGAAGAAATTTCCGTCGTTAAAGAATAA
- a CDS encoding arginine decarboxylase, pyruvoyl-dependent, whose amino-acid sequence MVPKRVFFTKGVGKHRDRLSSFEAALRDCGIAQFNIVQVSSILPPGCKIISRAKGLEYLVPGEIIFCVMSTNSSNEPHRLIAASVGCAIPKDKNQYGYLSEYHSFGETEAKAGDYAEDLAAQMLATTLGVEFDPDTSYDERKELWKISGKIFRTMNITQTAIGDKRGLWTTVIACAVLLP is encoded by the coding sequence ATGGTTCCCAAAAGGGTATTCTTCACCAAAGGGGTAGGTAAACATCGCGACCGTCTCTCCTCTTTTGAAGCTGCACTGCGCGACTGCGGTATCGCGCAATTTAATATCGTTCAGGTCTCTTCTATTTTACCGCCAGGTTGTAAAATCATCTCCCGCGCCAAAGGTTTGGAATATCTTGTGCCCGGGGAGATAATTTTTTGTGTGATGAGCACCAACTCTTCTAACGAACCACACCGACTAATTGCCGCTTCGGTGGGTTGTGCCATCCCCAAGGATAAAAATCAATATGGTTATCTTTCCGAATACCATTCCTTTGGTGAGACCGAGGCGAAAGCCGGAGACTACGCTGAGGATTTGGCGGCCCAGATGTTAGCGACCACCTTGGGCGTGGAGTTTGATCCGGATACGAGTTATGACGAAAGGAAAGAACTCTGGAAAATTTCGGGGAAGATTTTCCGGACGATGAATATCACCCAGACCGCCATCGGTGATAAGAGGGGGCTCTGGACAACAGTGATTGCCTGCGCGGTCCTTTTACCCTAA
- a CDS encoding PorV/PorQ family protein → MGGESRFPEPMWKFLKPKFLIFALFPLIGYLGGEERLVGFKSLKIGLAAREMGMGGSGGSSAEGGFSFFFNPALSAKGNKIFLHFAYTDWLLDTHQNALFFLQPTKIASFGFGVTLFDYGQVELRPDKPEAALGEYSPKDFTFYFNLARFLNKNLAVGFSTRYFYERFYNEEAKGWGLDLGLFYKLKSWQIGLSYLNWADVLKLKRREFYLPAVFRFGISRPWSFKNFSFLPTFDLTYSPYERRWQVFSGGEVNFKEIISFRFGYAGNAPTFGCGIKRGVLQIDYTVLIPREFPNPGHYFALGFQTNY, encoded by the coding sequence ATGGGAGGCGAATCACGCTTCCCCGAGCCAATGTGGAAATTTTTGAAACCTAAGTTTTTAATCTTTGCCCTTTTCCCTTTAATCGGGTATCTGGGGGGAGAAGAGAGATTGGTCGGTTTTAAGTCCCTCAAAATTGGTCTGGCGGCCAGGGAGATGGGAATGGGAGGGAGCGGAGGGAGTTCCGCGGAAGGTGGTTTTTCCTTTTTCTTCAATCCGGCGCTTTCGGCCAAGGGAAATAAAATCTTTCTCCATTTTGCTTATACCGATTGGCTTTTGGACACTCATCAGAATGCCCTATTTTTTCTTCAGCCGACCAAAATCGCAAGTTTTGGCTTCGGGGTTACCCTTTTTGATTACGGGCAGGTAGAACTGAGGCCGGATAAACCAGAAGCGGCGCTTGGTGAGTATTCGCCCAAGGATTTCACTTTTTATTTTAATCTTGCCCGTTTTCTAAATAAGAATTTAGCGGTTGGTTTCTCCACTCGTTATTTTTACGAAAGATTCTATAACGAAGAGGCCAAAGGATGGGGATTAGACCTTGGTCTTTTTTACAAATTGAAGAGTTGGCAGATTGGTCTTTCCTACTTAAACTGGGCCGATGTCTTAAAATTGAAAAGAAGAGAATTCTATCTGCCAGCAGTTTTTCGATTTGGTATCTCTCGCCCCTGGAGTTTTAAGAATTTTTCTTTTTTACCCACCTTTGACCTCACTTACTCTCCTTACGAAAGGAGGTGGCAGGTCTTTTCGGGCGGTGAAGTTAACTTTAAGGAGATTATCTCTTTTCGTTTTGGTTATGCCGGAAATGCTCCCACCTTTGGCTGTGGGATAAAAAGAGGGGTGCTCCAGATTGATTACACGGTCCTCATCCCAAGAGAGTTTCCTAATCCCGGTCACTATTTTGCTCTTGGCTTCCAAACTAACTATTGA
- a CDS encoding PQQ-binding-like beta-propeller repeat protein gives MFSKNKRIGILLIFGLILLSLPNCGKNKPPTVPYLTGPTTLGLNAEGEFKAQSTDPNNDEIRYLFDWVDKLETTDYYPSGDTAKKLHSWSTPGTYQVKVQAQDKKGNLSGWSSPLTVSVVTNNKPNKPTVSGPNSGLKDTTYNFSVTPTDPDGDSVRVLFLWGDGKVDTSSWVASGTSVERGHAYSDTGIFTIRALVQDIKFALSDTSDPKTFTVLFGYPPGEILWTFIGGDEFVSSPALVIEGGIPVIYIGCKDGKVYKLNGKTGAKMAEFSSPIAGDEFNSSPAIATDGTVYIASEEGYLFALTSNLTLKWQWPTGSRGMPFTSPALTGDGKIIIGNENGNLYCVKDNGSSAESLWTFSARGPIFSSPAIDAQGNIYFAELTDSGYIYKLNSSGQLLWEKMTGGEVYASPTLDAQGNVFLSSTSGKVFAFDGNGNDLTGWPVVIPDTAEVHSSVVFEPSANLVILGHERGILLYRPNGTLQDHILVIPEEVSSTPTVAQDSIVYYLTSEGWFVGYNYLGRTSLFTKNLGSRFSKKLQEDIYSSPTIAPDGTIYVAFEERVYALYGKKPLANSPWPKFRQGLKNTGRAGGGKI, from the coding sequence ATGTTTAGTAAAAATAAAAGAATAGGTATTTTATTAATTTTTGGACTTATTCTCCTCTCTCTTCCTAATTGCGGAAAGAATAAACCTCCGACCGTTCCCTACCTTACGGGACCGACAACTTTGGGTTTGAATGCGGAAGGTGAATTTAAGGCACAAAGTACCGATCCCAATAATGATGAAATTCGCTACCTCTTTGACTGGGTAGACAAACTGGAAACGACCGATTACTATCCAAGTGGTGATACTGCGAAAAAACTTCATTCTTGGTCAACTCCGGGCACTTACCAAGTAAAAGTTCAAGCCCAAGATAAAAAGGGGAATCTCTCTGGTTGGTCGTCGCCGCTTACTGTTTCGGTCGTCACTAATAATAAACCGAATAAACCAACCGTTAGCGGACCGAATTCCGGCCTAAAGGATACTACCTATAACTTTTCTGTAACCCCAACTGACCCCGATGGGGACAGCGTTCGGGTCCTTTTCCTCTGGGGTGACGGAAAAGTTGATACCTCCTCTTGGGTAGCCTCTGGCACCTCCGTAGAAAGAGGTCACGCCTATTCTGATACCGGCATTTTTACCATTAGGGCACTGGTCCAAGATATAAAGTTTGCCCTCTCGGACACTTCCGACCCCAAAACCTTCACCGTTCTTTTCGGGTATCCACCCGGAGAAATCCTTTGGACGTTTATCGGTGGAGACGAGTTTGTCTCTTCCCCCGCCTTAGTTATTGAAGGCGGCATTCCGGTAATCTACATCGGTTGTAAAGATGGGAAGGTTTATAAACTAAATGGCAAAACTGGTGCTAAGATGGCAGAATTCTCCTCACCCATCGCCGGAGATGAGTTTAATTCCTCCCCGGCGATCGCTACCGATGGGACAGTTTATATCGCGAGCGAAGAAGGCTATCTCTTTGCCTTAACTTCCAATCTCACTTTGAAATGGCAATGGCCGACCGGAAGTCGGGGGATGCCCTTCACCTCTCCGGCTTTAACCGGAGACGGGAAGATTATCATCGGCAATGAAAACGGCAATCTCTACTGTGTGAAGGATAATGGGAGTAGTGCGGAATCTTTATGGACCTTTTCCGCCAGGGGACCGATCTTCTCTTCCCCAGCGATTGACGCTCAGGGAAATATCTATTTTGCGGAGTTAACCGATTCCGGTTATATTTATAAGTTAAATTCATCCGGTCAACTCCTTTGGGAGAAGATGACCGGTGGGGAGGTCTATGCTTCACCCACCCTTGATGCCCAGGGCAATGTCTTCCTCTCTTCTACTTCGGGTAAGGTCTTTGCCTTTGATGGCAATGGTAATGACCTAACCGGTTGGCCGGTGGTGATCCCGGATACCGCGGAGGTTCATTCTTCCGTAGTTTTTGAGCCTTCCGCCAATTTAGTTATTTTGGGTCACGAACGGGGGATCTTACTCTACCGACCCAATGGTACTCTCCAAGATCACATCTTAGTGATTCCCGAAGAAGTTTCTTCCACCCCGACTGTGGCTCAAGACAGCATCGTCTATTATCTCACCAGTGAAGGTTGGTTTGTGGGTTATAACTATCTCGGCCGCACTTCTCTCTTTACCAAAAATCTCGGCTCTCGTTTTTCTAAGAAACTCCAGGAAGATATATATTCCTCCCCAACGATTGCTCCCGACGGCACAATCTATGTTGCTTTTGAAGAAAGGGTTTATGCCCTCTATGGTAAAAAACCGCTGGCAAATTCCCCCTGGCCCAAGTTCCGACAGGGACTGAAGAATACGGGTAGAGCGGGTGGTGGTAAGATATAA